The following coding sequences are from one Biomphalaria glabrata chromosome 8, xgBioGlab47.1, whole genome shotgun sequence window:
- the LOC106051117 gene encoding uncharacterized protein LOC106051117 yields the protein MAKRKDPPLPFFQRCCILKLLTFERVALLFSFFFVNLAAFAISAELACLILVPNTIFLMHAGLVCRLITLGIFFITPAILSMYSLEAFYVLSIHSIFYVAVFMKHFVENSAACPCEQDKKD from the exons ATGGCTAAACGTAAAGACCCCCCCTTGCCATTCTTCCAACGTTGCTGTATATTGAAACTGCTGACCTTCGAAAGGGTGGCACTTTTGTTCAGCTTCTTCTTTGTCAACTTGGCAGCCTTTGCCATCAGTGCTGAGCTTGCCTGCTTGATACTGGTGCCGAACACAATCTTCTTGATGCACGCTGGCCTGGTCTGCAGACTGATCACACTGGGGATCTTCTTCATCACGCCGGCCATTTTGTCCATGTACAGCCTGGAGGCCTTTTATGTCCTGTCTATTCACAGCATCTTCTACGTAGCAGTATTCATG AAACATTTCGTGGAGAATTCAGCTGCATGTCCATGTGAGCAAGACAAAAAAGACTGA